The following are encoded in a window of Pseudomonas multiresinivorans genomic DNA:
- a CDS encoding DUF4349 domain-containing protein: MHHWAALALSAALAGCGAPSEHAAGSGAAFQGEAAKAGSFLAYEHQVGIRLASERIDAQLAASRDACTQVRFGPCELIAIEQSGDSQMRNAHLVVRIVPEGVEKLVALAAEGGQLQSRRTQAEDLAQAVSDNQQLRERLEREYQTLQGFQGRKDMSVSDLLALAKATAEVEQQLQAARQDSAQQQRRIATNLLTLDFSSEYQPTGRWSRIGKAFGNSLDELTDGTVNAIQVAAFGLPLLVVLLVAGLILRWLWRKLGSRRAANKA; the protein is encoded by the coding sequence CTGCACCACTGGGCAGCGCTCGCCCTGAGCGCCGCCCTCGCCGGCTGCGGCGCTCCCTCGGAGCACGCTGCCGGTTCCGGCGCCGCTTTCCAGGGGGAAGCGGCGAAGGCCGGTTCCTTCCTCGCCTATGAACACCAGGTCGGCATCCGCCTGGCCAGCGAGCGTATCGACGCGCAGCTGGCCGCCTCCCGCGATGCCTGCACCCAGGTCCGTTTCGGCCCCTGCGAGCTGATCGCCATCGAGCAGAGCGGCGACAGCCAGATGCGCAACGCGCATCTCGTGGTTCGCATCGTCCCCGAAGGTGTGGAAAAGCTCGTCGCCCTCGCGGCCGAAGGCGGCCAACTGCAAAGCCGCCGCACCCAGGCCGAAGACCTCGCCCAGGCGGTGAGCGACAACCAGCAGCTGCGCGAGCGCCTGGAGCGTGAGTACCAGACCCTGCAAGGCTTCCAGGGCCGCAAGGACATGAGCGTCAGCGACCTGCTGGCCCTGGCCAAGGCCACCGCCGAAGTCGAGCAGCAATTGCAGGCCGCCCGCCAGGACTCCGCCCAGCAGCAACGACGCATCGCCACCAACCTGCTGACCCTGGATTTCTCCAGCGAATACCAGCCGACCGGGCGCTGGTCACGCATCGGCAAGGCCTTCGGCAACTCGCTGGACGAGCTCACCGACGGCACCGTCAATGCCATCCAGGTCGCCGCCTTCGGCCTGCCGCTGCTGGTCGTGCTGCTGGTCGCCGGCCTGATCCTGCGCTGGTTGTGGCGAAAACTCGGTTCCAGGCGCGCCGCGAACAAAGCATGA
- the metG gene encoding methionine--tRNA ligase has protein sequence MSEARKILVTSALPYANGSIHLGHMLEYIQTDIWVRFQKMRGNQAVYVCADDAHGSAIMLRAEREGITSEQLIDGVRAEHMGDFADFLVEFDNYHSTHSEENRELSSAIYLKLRDAGHIATRPVTQYFDPERQMFLADRFIKGTCPKCGTADQYGDNCESCGATYSPTELKDPKSAISGATPVLKESLHYFFKLPDFQAMLQQWTRSGALQESVANKLAEWLDSGLQEWDISRDAPYFGFEIPDAPGKYFYVWLDAPIGYMASFKNLCARRPELDFDAYWKQGSDAELYHFIGKDIVNFHALFWPAMLEGAGYRKPTALNVHGYLTVNGQKMSKSRGTFVKARTYLDHLDPEYLRYYYASKLGRGVDDLDLNLEDFVQKVNSDLVGKVVNIASRCAGFIHKGNNGLLVDANPAPELAQAFKDAAPSIAAAYEARDFGRAMREIMALADQANAWIADKAPWSLNKQEGKQDEVQAICALGVNLFRQLVIFLKPVLPKLAVAAEAFLNVAPLKWADHEQLLANHQLNPFNPLMTRIEPAKIEAMIEASKEDLLASAPKPAGNGELTKDPLAAEINFDAFAAVDLRIALIEKCEFVEGADKLLRLSLDIGDEKRNVFSGIKSAYPDPSKLEGRLTLYVANLAPRKMKFGVSEGMVLAAGPGGEEIYLLSPDSGAKPGQRVK, from the coding sequence ATGTCCGAAGCCCGCAAGATCCTCGTCACCAGCGCCCTGCCCTACGCCAATGGTTCGATCCACCTCGGTCACATGCTGGAGTACATCCAGACCGACATCTGGGTTCGCTTCCAGAAGATGCGTGGCAACCAGGCGGTGTACGTGTGCGCGGACGATGCCCACGGTTCGGCCATCATGCTGCGCGCCGAGCGCGAAGGCATCACCTCCGAGCAACTGATCGACGGCGTGCGCGCCGAGCACATGGGCGATTTCGCCGACTTCCTGGTGGAGTTCGACAACTACCACTCGACCCACTCGGAAGAGAACCGCGAGCTGTCCTCGGCCATCTACCTGAAGCTGCGCGACGCCGGCCACATCGCCACCCGCCCGGTGACCCAGTACTTCGACCCGGAAAGGCAGATGTTCCTGGCCGACCGCTTCATCAAGGGCACCTGCCCCAAGTGCGGCACCGCCGACCAGTACGGCGACAACTGCGAATCCTGCGGCGCGACTTACTCGCCCACCGAGCTGAAGGACCCGAAATCGGCGATCTCCGGCGCCACCCCGGTGCTCAAGGAGTCGCTGCACTATTTCTTCAAGCTCCCTGACTTCCAGGCCATGCTGCAGCAGTGGACCCGCAGCGGCGCCCTGCAGGAGTCGGTGGCCAACAAGCTCGCCGAATGGCTGGATTCCGGCCTGCAGGAGTGGGACATCTCCCGCGACGCGCCCTACTTCGGCTTCGAGATCCCCGATGCGCCGGGCAAGTACTTCTACGTCTGGCTGGACGCGCCGATCGGTTACATGGCCAGCTTCAAGAACCTCTGCGCACGCCGTCCGGAGCTGGACTTCGACGCCTACTGGAAGCAGGGCTCCGACGCCGAGCTGTACCACTTCATCGGCAAGGACATCGTCAACTTCCACGCGCTGTTCTGGCCGGCCATGCTCGAAGGCGCCGGCTACCGCAAGCCGACCGCGCTGAACGTGCACGGCTACCTGACCGTCAATGGCCAGAAGATGTCCAAGTCGCGCGGCACCTTCGTCAAGGCGCGCACCTACCTGGATCACCTGGACCCGGAATACCTGCGCTACTACTACGCCTCCAAGCTGGGCCGCGGCGTGGACGACCTCGACCTGAACCTTGAGGACTTCGTGCAGAAGGTCAACTCCGACCTGGTCGGCAAGGTAGTGAACATCGCCAGCCGTTGCGCCGGCTTCATCCACAAGGGCAACAACGGCCTGCTGGTGGACGCCAACCCCGCGCCGGAACTGGCCCAGGCCTTCAAGGACGCGGCGCCGAGCATCGCCGCCGCCTACGAAGCCCGTGACTTCGGCCGCGCCATGCGCGAGATCATGGCCCTGGCCGACCAGGCCAACGCCTGGATCGCCGACAAGGCGCCCTGGTCGCTGAACAAGCAGGAAGGCAAGCAGGACGAAGTCCAGGCGATCTGCGCCCTGGGCGTGAACCTGTTCCGCCAGCTGGTGATCTTCCTCAAGCCCGTACTGCCGAAGCTGGCCGTTGCCGCCGAAGCCTTCCTCAACGTCGCCCCGCTGAAATGGGCCGACCACGAGCAACTGCTGGCCAATCACCAACTGAACCCGTTCAACCCGCTGATGACCCGTATCGAGCCCGCGAAAATCGAAGCCATGATCGAAGCCTCCAAGGAAGACCTCCTCGCCAGCGCCCCGAAACCTGCGGGCAACGGTGAACTGACCAAGGACCCGCTCGCCGCGGAAATCAACTTCGACGCCTTCGCCGCCGTCGACCTGCGCATCGCGCTGATCGAGAAGTGCGAGTTCGTCGAAGGCGCCGACAAGCTGCTGCGCCTGTCCCTGGACATCGGCGACGAGAAGCGCAACGTGTTCTCCGGCATCAAGAGCGCCTACCCGGACCCAAGCAAGCTCGAAGGCCGCCTGACCCTGTACGTGGCCAACCTGGCCCCGCGCAAGATGAAGTTCGGCGTCTCCGAGGGCATGGTCCTGGCCGCCGGCCCCGGTGGTGAAGAAATCTACCTGCTCAGCCCGGACAGCGGCGCCAAGCCGGGCCAGCGCGTCAAGTAA
- the rsxB gene encoding electron transport complex subunit RsxB, with translation MIAALLIILLCLAGAVALRLASARVKVADESIAMQINDLLPQTQCGQCGYAGCKPYALAIAAGDAINKCPPGGAATIAALADLLDVEPLPLDAAEETPLRVAYIREAECIGCTKCIRACPVDAIVGAAKLMHTVIVDECTGCDLCLEPCPVDCIEMRDLPVGVADWKWPLPQSRLIHSDREQAA, from the coding sequence ATGATCGCGGCGCTGCTGATCATCCTGCTCTGCCTCGCCGGCGCCGTGGCGCTGCGCCTGGCGTCGGCGCGGGTGAAGGTCGCTGACGAATCGATCGCCATGCAGATCAACGACCTGCTGCCGCAAACCCAGTGCGGCCAGTGCGGCTATGCCGGCTGCAAGCCCTACGCCCTGGCCATCGCCGCCGGCGATGCGATCAACAAGTGCCCGCCCGGTGGCGCCGCGACCATCGCCGCGCTCGCCGACCTGCTGGACGTCGAACCGCTGCCGCTGGACGCCGCCGAGGAAACCCCGCTGCGCGTGGCTTATATCCGCGAAGCGGAGTGCATCGGTTGCACCAAGTGCATCCGTGCCTGCCCGGTGGACGCAATCGTCGGCGCCGCCAAGCTGATGCACACGGTGATCGTCGACGAGTGCACCGGCTGCGACCTGTGCCTGGAACCCTGCCCGGTGGACTGCATCGAGATGCGCGACCTGCCGGTAGGCGTCGCCGACTGGAAGTGGCCGCTGCCGCAGAGCCGACTGATCCACAGCGACCGGGAGCAGGCGGCATGA
- the apbC gene encoding iron-sulfur cluster carrier protein ApbC encodes MSAVTRATVEAVLRQINDPHTGQNLLDAGYLHELDIQGGRVSLTLELGYAAGLFRNGLAQTVQMALEALDGVDSAQVRVETHIAAHKAQAQVPGMSNVKNIIAVASGKGGVGKSTTAANLALALAREGAKVGILDADIYGPSQGIMFGIPEGTRPKIRDQKWFIPLEAHGVEVMSMAFLTDDNTPVVWRGPMVSGALIQLITQTAWNDLDYLVIDMPPGTGDIQLTLAQKVPVAGAVIVTTPQDLALLDAKKGVEMFRKVNIPVLGVVENMAVHICSNCGHAEHLFGEGGGEKLAAQFGVDLLASLPLSMAIRMQADGGKPTVVADPESQLAMIYQETARCVGARIALSEKAAPAMPNISISDD; translated from the coding sequence ATGAGCGCCGTTACCCGTGCCACTGTGGAGGCCGTCCTCCGCCAGATCAACGACCCCCACACCGGCCAGAACCTGCTGGACGCCGGCTACCTGCACGAGCTGGACATCCAGGGCGGACGTGTCTCGCTGACCCTGGAGCTGGGGTACGCCGCCGGCCTGTTCAGGAATGGCCTGGCGCAGACCGTGCAGATGGCCCTGGAAGCGCTGGACGGCGTCGACTCGGCCCAGGTCAGGGTGGAAACCCACATCGCCGCGCACAAGGCCCAGGCCCAGGTGCCGGGCATGAGCAACGTGAAGAACATCATCGCCGTGGCCTCCGGCAAGGGCGGCGTGGGCAAGTCCACCACCGCCGCGAACCTCGCGCTGGCGCTGGCCCGCGAAGGTGCCAAGGTCGGCATCCTCGACGCCGACATCTATGGCCCGAGCCAGGGCATCATGTTCGGTATCCCCGAAGGCACCCGGCCGAAGATTCGCGACCAGAAGTGGTTCATCCCGCTGGAAGCCCACGGCGTGGAAGTCATGTCCATGGCCTTCCTCACCGACGACAACACCCCGGTGGTCTGGCGCGGCCCGATGGTTTCCGGTGCGCTGATCCAACTGATCACCCAGACCGCCTGGAACGACCTGGATTACCTGGTCATCGATATGCCGCCGGGTACCGGCGACATCCAGCTGACCCTCGCGCAGAAGGTCCCGGTGGCCGGTGCGGTGATCGTCACCACTCCGCAGGACCTGGCCCTGCTGGACGCCAAGAAGGGCGTGGAAATGTTCCGCAAGGTCAACATCCCGGTGCTGGGCGTGGTGGAGAACATGGCTGTGCACATCTGCTCCAACTGCGGCCATGCCGAGCACCTGTTCGGCGAAGGCGGCGGCGAGAAGCTGGCGGCGCAGTTCGGCGTCGACCTGCTGGCCTCGCTGCCGTTGTCCATGGCCATCCGCATGCAGGCCGACGGCGGCAAGCCCACTGTGGTTGCCGACCCGGAAAGCCAGCTGGCGATGATCTACCAGGAAACCGCGCGCTGTGTCGGCGCCCGCATCGCCCTGAGCGAGAAGGCCGCGCCGGCCATGCCGAATATTTCCATCAGCGACGATTGA
- the rsxC gene encoding electron transport complex subunit RsxC, with translation MNMQVWNFPGGLTLPANKEQSTATPIQHPPLPRRLVLPLQQHIGEPARPCVEAGQRVLKGQLIAEASSAISAALHAPTSGVVVEVSEQPYPHPSGLTAPAIVIESDGAEEWAARVPLSDYASLSSVEVLERIRQAGIAGLGGAGFPTAAKLASRAQDDLHTLIINGAECEPYISADDLLMRERAVELVEGIEVLMHVLQPQQVLVGIEDDKPQAIAAVQAAIGERNIRLQAIPTRYPSGGERQLIQVLTGREVPSGGLPADIGMLCVNVATAVAVADAVLRGQPLISRITTLAGAALARPCNVEALIGTPVGELLDFAGLDLGKLDRLILGGPLMGDSLPSLDAPLLKTANCLLAATREELPLPAPAMPCIRCGDCAQVCPASLLPQQLYFFAEDHERLVAHNLFDCIECGACAYVCPSSIPLVQYYRASKAEIRELEQRQLKAEQSRLRFEQRQERLRNEEDRRAADRLARQERAARVQEDQPEIASPSAPAAQSVIERVKAEKSVGNAPDQLKRLKIEASMAQVALKKAEKQLAAHDTEQLRAQVAELRVAAEEARAALAAAEAESASAEPTPAAAPVTSEAALKKAKIDAAMARAQLKKSEKAFGESPSEEQRATLAALRGDVERIESQLHPLQGIDMPIESKAEQSVDGVLALRQAKLAYIAQRDALRAAEREGAPTEELETIRHTLAAAEAALHAAEDASGKAPPDLVRTDKRPITDALRTAKTELAYARADLKKLEREGAGDPALAAARERLQAAERAIAEASGEAP, from the coding sequence ATGAACATGCAGGTCTGGAATTTCCCGGGCGGCCTGACATTGCCAGCCAACAAGGAGCAATCCACCGCCACGCCGATCCAGCATCCGCCACTGCCACGCCGGCTGGTACTACCCCTGCAACAGCATATCGGTGAGCCCGCGCGCCCCTGTGTCGAAGCCGGCCAGCGCGTGCTCAAGGGTCAGCTGATTGCGGAGGCCAGCAGCGCCATCAGCGCCGCGCTGCATGCGCCGACTTCCGGTGTCGTGGTCGAGGTGAGCGAGCAGCCTTACCCGCACCCATCCGGCCTGACGGCGCCCGCCATCGTCATTGAAAGCGACGGCGCAGAGGAATGGGCCGCGCGCGTGCCTCTGTCCGACTACGCCTCTCTCTCCAGCGTCGAAGTACTGGAGCGCATCCGCCAGGCGGGCATCGCCGGCCTCGGCGGCGCTGGCTTCCCCACCGCTGCCAAGCTGGCCTCCCGCGCGCAGGACGACCTGCACACCCTGATCATCAACGGCGCCGAGTGCGAGCCCTATATCAGCGCCGACGATCTGCTGATGCGTGAGCGAGCCGTCGAACTGGTGGAAGGCATCGAGGTGCTGATGCACGTCCTTCAGCCGCAACAGGTGCTGGTCGGCATCGAGGACGACAAGCCCCAGGCCATCGCCGCCGTGCAGGCCGCCATCGGTGAGCGGAACATCCGGCTGCAGGCGATCCCGACCCGTTACCCTTCGGGCGGCGAACGCCAGCTGATTCAGGTTCTCACCGGCCGCGAAGTCCCTTCCGGCGGCCTGCCGGCGGACATCGGCATGCTCTGCGTGAACGTCGCCACAGCCGTTGCCGTGGCCGACGCCGTGCTACGCGGGCAACCGCTGATCTCGCGCATCACCACCCTGGCCGGCGCCGCGCTGGCTCGCCCGTGCAACGTCGAAGCGCTGATCGGCACGCCGGTGGGCGAGTTGCTGGATTTCGCCGGCCTCGACCTCGGCAAGCTCGACCGGCTGATCCTCGGCGGCCCGCTGATGGGCGACAGCCTGCCGTCGCTCGACGCGCCGCTGCTCAAGACCGCCAACTGCCTGCTGGCCGCCACCCGCGAAGAACTGCCACTGCCGGCGCCAGCCATGCCGTGCATCCGCTGCGGCGACTGCGCGCAGGTCTGCCCAGCCAGCCTGTTGCCGCAGCAGCTGTACTTTTTCGCGGAGGATCACGAGCGACTCGTGGCGCACAACCTGTTCGACTGCATCGAGTGCGGCGCCTGTGCCTACGTCTGCCCGTCAAGCATTCCGCTGGTGCAGTACTACCGCGCGTCCAAAGCCGAGATCCGCGAGCTGGAACAGCGGCAGTTGAAGGCCGAGCAATCACGCCTGCGCTTCGAGCAGCGCCAGGAGCGCCTGCGCAACGAAGAAGATCGGCGCGCCGCCGACCGCCTGGCCCGCCAGGAACGCGCCGCGCGCGTGCAGGAAGACCAGCCCGAGATCGCCTCGCCCAGCGCGCCGGCCGCGCAATCGGTGATCGAACGGGTGAAGGCCGAGAAGTCCGTGGGCAATGCGCCGGACCAGCTCAAGCGCCTGAAGATCGAAGCGAGCATGGCGCAGGTGGCGCTGAAGAAAGCCGAGAAGCAACTGGCCGCCCACGACACCGAACAGCTGCGCGCCCAGGTGGCCGAATTGCGCGTCGCCGCCGAAGAGGCGAGAGCGGCGCTGGCGGCTGCCGAAGCAGAAAGCGCCAGTGCGGAGCCAACTCCCGCTGCCGCTCCGGTCACGAGTGAAGCCGCGCTGAAGAAGGCGAAGATCGACGCCGCCATGGCCCGCGCGCAGCTGAAAAAATCCGAGAAAGCCTTCGGCGAGTCCCCCAGCGAAGAGCAGCGCGCCACCCTCGCCGCCTTGCGCGGGGACGTCGAGCGCATTGAAAGCCAACTCCATCCGTTGCAGGGGATCGACATGCCCATCGAATCGAAAGCCGAGCAGTCCGTCGACGGCGTTCTCGCCCTGCGCCAGGCCAAACTGGCCTATATCGCCCAGCGCGATGCCCTGCGCGCCGCTGAGCGTGAAGGCGCCCCCACCGAGGAGCTGGAGACCATCCGCCACACACTCGCCGCTGCGGAAGCCGCCCTGCACGCCGCCGAGGACGCCAGCGGCAAGGCGCCGCCGGACCTCGTGCGTACCGACAAGCGCCCGATCACCGATGCCCTGCGCACCGCCAAGACCGAACTAGCCTACGCCCGCGCCGACCTGAAGAAGCTCGAACGCGAAGGCGCCGGCGACCCGGCACTGGCCGCGGCTCGCGAGCGCCTGCAAGCAGCGGAACGCGCCATCGCCGAAGCCAGTGGAGAGGCCCCCTGA
- a CDS encoding DUF350 domain-containing protein — MNLLQTLPNFLAYFAAAIGLFGLFTSLYIRLTPYAEIQLIRQGNLSAAVALVGTLLGFALPLASAIAHSVSIIDMLIWGAIAMLVQVLVFLGLSRLVPELKGGIADNTLAHGVFLGGASLCVGLLNAACMTY, encoded by the coding sequence ATGAACCTGCTGCAGACCCTGCCCAACTTCCTCGCGTATTTCGCCGCGGCCATTGGCCTGTTCGGCCTGTTCACCAGCCTCTACATCCGCCTGACGCCCTATGCGGAAATCCAGCTGATCCGCCAGGGCAACCTCAGTGCCGCCGTGGCGCTGGTCGGCACCTTGCTCGGCTTCGCCCTGCCGCTGGCAAGCGCCATCGCCCACAGCGTCAGCATCATCGACATGCTGATCTGGGGCGCGATCGCCATGCTGGTGCAGGTGCTGGTATTCCTCGGGCTGTCGCGCCTGGTGCCGGAGCTCAAGGGCGGCATTGCCGACAACACCCTGGCCCACGGCGTGTTCCTCGGCGGCGCCTCGCTGTGCGTGGGGCTGCTCAACGCTGCCTGCATGACCTACTGA
- the rsxA gene encoding electron transport complex subunit RsxA: MTELALILVSAILVNNFVLVQFLGICPFMGVSRKIEAAFALALATTFVLTLASAISYILQRYVLQPLDLEFLRTIGFILVIALVVQFTELLVKKTSPLLARGLGIFLPLITTNCIVLGVALLNARKPEFGFLQSIFQGFGAGLGFTLVLVLFAALRERIAIADVPKPFKGAAIGMITAGLMSLAFMGFSGLLKP; this comes from the coding sequence ATGACCGAACTCGCCCTGATCCTGGTCAGCGCCATCCTGGTCAACAACTTCGTGCTGGTGCAGTTCCTCGGCATCTGCCCGTTCATGGGCGTGTCGCGCAAGATCGAGGCGGCGTTTGCGCTGGCCCTGGCGACCACCTTCGTCCTCACCCTCGCCTCGGCCATCAGCTACATCCTGCAGCGCTACGTGCTGCAACCGCTGGACCTGGAGTTCCTGCGTACCATCGGCTTCATCCTGGTAATCGCCCTGGTGGTGCAGTTCACCGAACTGCTGGTGAAGAAGACCAGCCCGCTGCTGGCTCGCGGGCTGGGCATCTTCCTGCCGCTGATCACCACCAACTGCATCGTGCTGGGCGTGGCCCTGCTCAATGCCCGCAAACCCGAATTCGGCTTCCTGCAGTCCATCTTCCAGGGATTCGGCGCCGGGCTGGGCTTCACCCTGGTGCTGGTGCTGTTCGCCGCCCTGCGCGAGCGCATCGCCATCGCCGACGTACCCAAGCCATTCAAGGGTGCGGCCATCGGCATGATCACCGCCGGGCTGATGTCGCTAGCGTTCATGGGCTTCAGCGGGCTGCTCAAGCCATGA
- a CDS encoding glutathionylspermidine synthase family protein encodes MRRLAMTPRPDWRERCEAVGFTFHSIDGLYWDESVAYEFSLEQIETLEAASEDLHQRYLECVEWVIRTGHFEPFQLPPGAREEIIRSWQRQDPSLYGRFDFAWNGEGPPKMLEYNADTPTGLLEASVVQWQWLNDVNPAADQFNSLHEKLIARWKAIAPDGTLHFTAIDGHEEDTGNVLYLLDTAHQAGLPTRYLPLEFIGHHAARGTFIDQYEQDIRHCFKLYPWEWLLQDSFAEHLERSDVRFLEPAWKLLMSSKAMLPILWKLNPGHPNLLPASYRQDIPGAYVRKPLYSREGENIRIVAGDLQLESDGPHTDAPCVYQGYAPLANHEGNYAVLGCWVIDGQAAGLGIREDASAITRDSSRFVPHYFV; translated from the coding sequence ATGCGTCGCCTGGCGATGACGCCGCGCCCCGACTGGCGCGAGCGCTGTGAAGCGGTCGGCTTCACCTTCCATAGCATCGACGGCCTGTACTGGGACGAGTCGGTGGCCTACGAGTTCAGCCTCGAACAGATCGAAACGCTGGAGGCCGCCAGCGAAGACCTGCACCAGCGCTACCTGGAATGCGTGGAATGGGTGATCCGCACCGGCCACTTCGAGCCCTTCCAGCTGCCGCCGGGTGCCCGCGAGGAAATCATCCGCTCCTGGCAGCGCCAGGACCCGAGCCTCTATGGCCGCTTCGACTTCGCCTGGAACGGCGAAGGCCCACCAAAGATGCTGGAGTACAACGCCGATACCCCCACAGGCCTGCTGGAAGCCAGCGTGGTGCAGTGGCAATGGCTGAACGACGTGAACCCGGCCGCCGACCAGTTCAACTCGCTGCACGAGAAGCTGATCGCGCGCTGGAAGGCCATCGCCCCCGACGGCACGCTGCACTTCACCGCCATCGACGGCCACGAGGAAGACACCGGCAACGTCCTCTACCTGCTCGACACTGCGCACCAGGCCGGCCTGCCGACGCGCTACCTGCCGCTGGAGTTCATCGGCCACCACGCCGCGCGCGGCACCTTCATCGACCAGTACGAGCAGGACATCCGTCACTGCTTCAAGCTCTACCCTTGGGAATGGCTGCTGCAGGACAGCTTCGCCGAGCACCTGGAACGCAGTGATGTGCGCTTCCTGGAACCGGCCTGGAAGCTGCTGATGTCGAGCAAGGCCATGCTGCCAATCCTCTGGAAGCTCAACCCCGGCCATCCGAACCTGCTACCGGCCAGCTACCGCCAGGACATCCCCGGCGCCTACGTGCGCAAGCCGCTGTATTCGCGTGAGGGCGAGAACATCCGCATCGTCGCCGGCGATCTGCAGCTGGAAAGCGACGGCCCCCACACCGACGCGCCCTGCGTCTACCAGGGCTACGCACCGCTGGCCAACCACGAAGGCAACTACGCCGTACTCGGCTGCTGGGTGATCGACGGCCAGGCCGCCGGCCTGGGCATCCGCGAGGACGCCAGTGCCATCACCCGCGACAGCAGCCGCTTCGTCCCCCACTATTTCGTCTGA
- a CDS encoding CcdB family protein yields the protein MKQFDLYRNDNPRTREAMPLLLDVQSDLLDSLNTRMVIPLSRAKGLAGINRLMPEVTVGEERLLLLTPQMAGISRRELGEPVGSLAHLRLQIIAAIDLLISGI from the coding sequence ATGAAGCAGTTCGACCTCTACCGCAATGACAACCCGCGCACCCGCGAGGCAATGCCCTTGCTGCTGGACGTGCAGAGCGACCTGCTGGACTCGCTGAACACGCGCATGGTGATTCCACTCAGCCGTGCCAAGGGCCTGGCCGGCATCAACCGGCTGATGCCGGAGGTGACCGTGGGCGAAGAACGGCTCCTGCTGCTGACCCCGCAGATGGCCGGTATCTCCCGCCGCGAACTGGGCGAGCCGGTGGGCAGCCTCGCGCACCTGCGCCTGCAGATCATCGCCGCCATCGACCTGCTGATCAGCGGTATCTGA
- the dcd gene encoding dCTP deaminase has product MSIKSDKWIRRMAQEHGMIEPFVERQIRGADDSRVISYGVSSYGYDVRCAAEFKVFTNIHSAVVDPKNFDEKSFVDINSDVCIIPPNSFALARTVEYFRIPRDVLTICLGKSTYARCGIIVNVTPLEPEWEGHVTLEFSNTTNLPAKIYAHEGVAQMLFLQSDEACEVSYRDRGGKYQGQTGVTLPKA; this is encoded by the coding sequence ATGAGCATCAAATCGGACAAGTGGATTCGCCGCATGGCTCAGGAGCACGGCATGATCGAGCCGTTCGTCGAGCGCCAGATTCGCGGTGCCGATGACAGCCGGGTGATTTCCTACGGCGTTTCCAGCTACGGCTACGACGTGCGCTGCGCCGCAGAATTCAAGGTGTTCACCAACATTCACTCGGCGGTGGTCGATCCGAAGAACTTCGATGAGAAGAGCTTCGTGGACATCAACAGCGACGTCTGCATCATCCCGCCGAACTCCTTCGCCCTGGCCCGCACCGTCGAGTACTTCCGCATCCCGCGTGACGTGCTGACCATTTGCCTGGGCAAGAGCACCTATGCGCGCTGCGGCATTATCGTCAACGTGACCCCGCTGGAACCGGAGTGGGAAGGCCACGTGACCCTTGAGTTCTCCAACACCACCAACCTGCCGGCGAAGATCTACGCCCACGAAGGCGTGGCGCAGATGCTGTTCCTGCAGTCGGACGAAGCCTGCGAAGTCTCCTACCGTGATCGTGGCGGCAAGTACCAGGGCCAGACCGGCGTCACCCTGCCCAAGGCCTGA
- a CDS encoding type II toxin-antitoxin system CcdA family antitoxin, with protein MHTTYDPQAPKKATNLSLNSDLLKQARELDVNLSAVLEEALADVVKERLGQRWLEQNREAIETYNQHVEENGVFSDGLRSF; from the coding sequence ATGCACACGACCTACGACCCTCAAGCGCCGAAGAAAGCCACCAACCTGAGCCTCAACAGCGACCTGCTGAAACAGGCCCGCGAACTGGACGTGAACCTCTCGGCGGTACTCGAGGAGGCGCTGGCCGATGTGGTCAAGGAGCGCCTGGGCCAGCGCTGGCTGGAACAGAACCGCGAAGCCATCGAGACCTACAACCAGCACGTCGAGGAAAACGGCGTGTTCAGTGATGGGCTACGGAGCTTCTGA